Below is a genomic region from Leptospira yasudae.
GTCTAGGTTTCGAAGAAAACGGCTACAGGGTCGTAAACAACACGGGAAAGAACGGGGGGCAGACGGTCTTTCACATTCATTTTCATCTTTTGGCGGAACGACAGATGATCTGGCCTCCGGGTTGAGAGTTTAAACAAGGAACAAAACATTGAAACGAATTTTATTGGGAGTGATCGTCAGCGTCGTCGCTCTCGGATTTTTATTTTCCAAACTGGATCTCGACGAGTTCGCAAGAATTCAGGAACGCTGGGAACCGTTCTATCTGATTCCCTTTTGTATCTCTTCGATTTGGGGTTTGATCCTTTTTTCCTGGAGATGGCATCTTCTTATGGGAAAACAAATCCGTTTCCGTTACGCTCTTCTTTCCTCGTTTATCGGAGTCGGCGCGAACATGTTTCTTCCCGCGCGCGGCGGAGACATCTTCCGTTTATACTTTTGCAAAAAAGAATCCGATCTTCAATATCCCACGTTAGTCACCGCTCTCTTCATCGAAAAGGTTCTGGATTTTTCGTTTATCTTCTCCGCGGGAATCTGCGCGCTGCTATTTCTGGGAATCAAGGACGAAAGCAGCGACACTTTCTTTATCATTTCATCCCTCGTCATCGCGGGAATTTTTCTAGGGCTCATCGCGGTTCGTTTTTTAAACGAGACGATCATCAACGTTCTGGCTTGGATCGCGGGTCTTGCAGGCAAGAAAGATTGGTTTCTCCATAAACTCGCGCATTACATCCGAGACCTCGGAAACTTTTTAGTTTTAAAACGTTTTATCGTTCCCGCGGTCTTAACGGCGCTTACCTGGTTGATCGGATACGCGCTCAGTTACGGAATTCTTCTCAAACTCGTGGGAATTCCAATGAACTATCCGGGAATCGTATTCATCATGTTCGCCGGTGCGGTCGGCGTGATGGTTCCCTCCGCGCCTTCCGGCGCGGGAGTATTCCACGCTTCGGTCACTTCCTCCTTCGTATTAATGGGAAGAAAGGCTTCGGAAGGTTTATTCTATGCGACGACCGTCCATCTCGCCCAATTCGTTTTACAGAGCGTATTTGCCGTGATTCTTTATTTGTATTGGATCGTGGACAGAAGAAAACGCGGACTCGGAAAAGCGGAATTCTCCCTTAAGGAATCCGAAGTCATCGAAGAAGAAAGCGCCGAATAAAAAACCGGAAATCCAATGGGAAAGTATCCCGTTTTTCGTATAATATATTCTGGGAAAAATATTGGCGAAAAACATGAACGAAACGAAACTTTCCTTTCCCTGGCCCGCGTCCCGCTTTTTTAAAATAGAAACGCGGATCATTCTTCCTTTCGTTCTCGGTTGTATTCTGTTGATCGTCCTGTTAGGCGCTCTTCTTTTTTATTATCAAAAAAAGAATACCGAAACCGTTTCGATCCGAAACGTGAAATCGATCGCGGATCAGATGCTCGCTCTCCGCGTATATTATTCGGACAACATCGTCAGTAAAGCTTTGCGCGAACATACGGAAGTCACTTACAAATACAAAACCGTAGCAAAAAGTATTCCTCTTCCCGCGACCTTCGTCAAAGAATTCGGAGCACATCTCACCGATCGGTTCGAAGGAATCCGAGTCGAATTATTCAGCGACTATCCGTTTCCTCATAGATCCAAACCGAACGGCTTGGACGAATTTCAAAGAGAGGCCTTATACCGTTTAAAACAAAATCCCGGAAATCCGATCTATGTTTTTAAGGACATCGACGGACAACCTTACATTCGTTATGCGCTCGCGGATCGTATGCAGGCTTCCTGCGTTCAATGTCACAATACTCATCCGGAATCCCCTAAAAAGGATTGGAAAGTCGGAGACGTTCGAGGAGTTCTCGAAGTAAGCATTCCGGTCAGTAAAACCGAAAGCGGCGCGGATATGATTCTCTTTTCCACGATCGCGATCCTGATCGGACTCGGAACGATCTTTATCGTCAATCAGACGAGAAGCAAACAAAACGAAGCGATCATCTTAGAACTCAACTCCAATCTTGAAAAGAAAGTCGAAATGAGAACGGCGGAACTTGCCAAGTCCAACGAAGACCTGACGCAGGCAGTGGAAGAACTCGAAAAATTAATGCGAAATCTGAAGGACACACAAAACCAGCTTTTGCTTTCGGAAAAACTCGCGGCGCTCGGTCAATTGGCCGCCGGAATCACGCACGAACTCAACACTCCTCTCGGCGCGATCTCTTCTTCGTCCCGATCCATACTCGAAGTGGTTCAAAACGAACTCAAAAATATACCGAGCCTTCTTTCCAATTTGGATGAAGAAGACACGAAGAAGTTCAGCGCGATTTTGGAGGAAGCTTTGAAACACGTTTCCGAATCCGCGATTCTTTCCAATCGGGGAATTCGTCAGGAATTGACCCGCCGTTTGGAAACGGCGGGAATTTCCAATTCGTATAGGATTGCAAATCTCGCGGCGGATCTGGGCCTTCACAATATGGGCGACGATCTGATTGCTCTCATTCAAACTCCGAAGGCTCTCGAGATTTTAACCGCGGTATCTTCGTTTATCACGATTGTTCGAGTAAGCAACGTCATCTCGATCGCAACGAACAAGGCTTCCCGGGTCGTGAGCGCCTTGAAGAATTACCTGCGTCCTTCCAAAGAGGAAAAGGAAGGCGGCTTGGAAAGCGTGGACCTCCGTACGGAGATCGAAAATATTCTAGTACTATATCATAATAAAATAAGATACGGAGTCGAAATCGTTAAGGACTATCGAACTTCCAAAAAATGTCTGGGTGACGCGGACAAACTGAATCAGGTTTGGATCAATCTTTTGAACAACGGTCTTCAATCCATGAACTACAAAGGAAAGATCGAAATCTCGATCCGCGAAGAGGATTCTTGGATCGTAGTTTCCTGGACCGATTCCGGCGCAGGAATCCCCAGGGAGATTCAAGGTAAGATTTTCGATCCTTTCTTTACGACCAAAAAACAGGGAGAAGGAATGGGCCTGGGACTTGACATCTGTAAAAAAATAATTGATAATCTTGGTGGAAGGATCGAATTCGAAAGCTCGCCGGGCCGCACCAAATTCAGCGTATGGCTAAAGAGCGCCTAACGTATTCCAAGGACGGTATTTTCATTTGACTTTAGAAAAAGAACCCAACGTGATTCTCTGCGTAGACGACGAACCGATCATTCTTCTTTCCTTAGTGCAG
It encodes:
- a CDS encoding lysylphosphatidylglycerol synthase transmembrane domain-containing protein, whose product is MKRILLGVIVSVVALGFLFSKLDLDEFARIQERWEPFYLIPFCISSIWGLILFSWRWHLLMGKQIRFRYALLSSFIGVGANMFLPARGGDIFRLYFCKKESDLQYPTLVTALFIEKVLDFSFIFSAGICALLFLGIKDESSDTFFIISSLVIAGIFLGLIAVRFLNETIINVLAWIAGLAGKKDWFLHKLAHYIRDLGNFLVLKRFIVPAVLTALTWLIGYALSYGILLKLVGIPMNYPGIVFIMFAGAVGVMVPSAPSGAGVFHASVTSSFVLMGRKASEGLFYATTVHLAQFVLQSVFAVILYLYWIVDRRKRGLGKAEFSLKESEVIEEESAE
- a CDS encoding ATP-binding protein; translation: MNETKLSFPWPASRFFKIETRIILPFVLGCILLIVLLGALLFYYQKKNTETVSIRNVKSIADQMLALRVYYSDNIVSKALREHTEVTYKYKTVAKSIPLPATFVKEFGAHLTDRFEGIRVELFSDYPFPHRSKPNGLDEFQREALYRLKQNPGNPIYVFKDIDGQPYIRYALADRMQASCVQCHNTHPESPKKDWKVGDVRGVLEVSIPVSKTESGADMILFSTIAILIGLGTIFIVNQTRSKQNEAIILELNSNLEKKVEMRTAELAKSNEDLTQAVEELEKLMRNLKDTQNQLLLSEKLAALGQLAAGITHELNTPLGAISSSSRSILEVVQNELKNIPSLLSNLDEEDTKKFSAILEEALKHVSESAILSNRGIRQELTRRLETAGISNSYRIANLAADLGLHNMGDDLIALIQTPKALEILTAVSSFITIVRVSNVISIATNKASRVVSALKNYLRPSKEEKEGGLESVDLRTEIENILVLYHNKIRYGVEIVKDYRTSKKCLGDADKLNQVWINLLNNGLQSMNYKGKIEISIREEDSWIVVSWTDSGAGIPREIQGKIFDPFFTTKKQGEGMGLGLDICKKIIDNLGGRIEFESSPGRTKFSVWLKSA